One part of the Hippopotamus amphibius kiboko isolate mHipAmp2 chromosome 14, mHipAmp2.hap2, whole genome shotgun sequence genome encodes these proteins:
- the PCDH20 gene encoding protocadherin-20: MRGRRDARRSRALAVSWRPATWHPRLDMGRLSRPRSSTNHRNLPHLLLFFLFVGPFNCLASYSRATELLYSLNEGLPAGVLIGSLAEDLRLIPGTGRQDPQSQPPEHSGAERNPPLSFSLASQGLSGQYVTLDNRSGELHTSAQEIDREALCLEGGGGAAWGGSISISSSPSADSCLLLLDVLVLPQEYFRFVKVKIAIRDINDNAPQFPVSQISVWVPENAPVNTRLAIEHPAMDPDIGTNGVQTYRLLDYHRMFTLDVEENENGERTPYLIVMGLLDRETQDQYVSIIIAEDGGSPPLLGSATLTIGISDINDNCPLFTDSQINVTVYGNATVGTPIAAVQAMDRDLGNNAQITYSYSQKVPQTSKDLFHLDESTGVIKLFSKIGGSVLQTHKLTILANGPGCIPAVITALVTIIKVIFRPPEIVPRYIANEIDGIVYLKELEPVNTPIAFFTIRDPEDKYKVNCYLDGEGPFRLSPYKPYSNEYLLETTKPMDYELQQFYEITVVAWNSEGFHVKKMIKVQLLDDNDNAPVFLQPLVELTIEENNAPNAFLTKLDATDADSGERGQVSYFLGPDAPSYFSLDSVTGILTVSTQLDREEKEKYRYTVRAVDSGKPPKESVATVAITVLDKNDNSPRFINKDFSFFVPENFPGYGEIGVISVTDADAGQNGWVALSVVNQSDIFVIDTGKGMLRAKVSLDREQQSSYTLWVEAVDGGEPPLSSTAKITILLLDINDNPPLVLFPQSNMSYLLVLPSTVPGSPVTEVYAVDKDTGMNAVIAYSIIGRRGPRPESFRIDPKTGNITLEEALLQTDYGLHRLLVKVSDHGYPEPLHSTVMVNLFVNDTVSNESYIESLLRKEPEINIEEKEPQISIEPTHRKVEPVSCMPTLVALSVISLGSIILVTGMGIYICLRREKNHHREDENLEVQIPLKGNIDLHMRERKPMDISNI, from the exons ATGCGCGGCCGAAGGGATGCGCGCAGATCgcgggccctggcagtgagctGGCGCCCGGCGACCTGGCACCCACGCTTGGATATGGGGCGTCTAAGTCGTCCCAGGAGCAGCACCAACCATAGAAACCTGCCG CATCtgcttctgtttttcctcttcgTGGGACCCTTCAACTGCCTGGCGAGTTATAGCCGGGCCACGGAGCTTCTGTACAGCCTGAACGAGGGACTGCCCGCGGGGGTGCTCATCGGCAGCCTGGCCGAGGACTTGCGGTTGATTCCCGGCACAGGCAGGCAGGACCCGCAGTCGCAGCCGCCCGAGCACAGCGGCGCCGAGCggaaccctcctctctctttcagcCTGGCTTCCCAGGGTCTGAGTGGCCAGTACGTGACACTAGACAACCGCTCCGGGGAGCTGCACACTTCTGCACAGGAGATCGACAGGGAGGCCCTGTGTCTTGAAGGAGGTGGCGGGGCTGCCTGGGGGGGCAGCATTTCCATCTCCTCTTCGCCTTCTGCTGACTCTTGTCTTTTGCTTCTGGATGTACTGGTCCTGCCTCAGGAATATTTTAGGTTTGTGAAGGTGAAAATCGCTATCCGGGACATCAATGACAATGCCCCGCAGTTCCCTGTTTCCCAAATATCGGTGTGGGTCCCAGAAAATGCACCTGTAAATACCCGGCTGGCCATAGAGCATCCTGCCATGGACCCAGATATAGGCACTAACGGAGTTCAGACCTACCGCTTGCTGGACTACCATCGTATGTTCACCCTGGATGTGGAGGAGAATGAGAATGGGGAACGCACTCCCTACCTAATTGTCATGGGACTGTTGGACAGGGAGACCCAGGACCAGTATGTGAGCATCATCATAGCTGAGGATGGTGGGTCTCCACCACTGTTGGGCAGTGCCACCCTCACCATTGGCATAAGTGACATTAATGACAATTGCCCTCTCTTCACAGACTCACAAATCAATGTCACTGTGTATGGGAATGCTACAGTGGGCACACCGATTGCAGCTGTCCAGGCTATGGACAGAGACTTAGGAAACAATGCTCAGATCACCTACTCTTACAGCCAGAAAGTTCCACAAACATCCAAGGATTTATTCCATCTGGATGAAAGCACTGGAGTCATTAAACTTTTCAGTAAGATTGGGGGAAGTGTTCTGCAAACACACAAGCTCACCATCCTTGCTAATGGGCCGGGCTGCATCCCTGCTGTGATCACTGCCCTGGTGACCATTATCAAAGTCATTTTCAGACCACCGGAAATTGTCCCTCGTTATATAGCAAATGAGATAGATGGTATTGTTTACCTGAAAGAACTGGAACCTGTTAACACTCCAATTGCATTCTTCACCATAAGAGACCCAGAAGATAAATACAAGGTAAACTGCTACCTGGATGGTGAAGGACCATTTAGGTTATCACCCTACAAACCATACAGTAATGAATATCTGCTTGAAACCACGAAACCTATGGATTATGAGCTACAGCAGTTCTATGAAATAACTGTGGTAGCCTGGAACTCTGAGGGATTTCATGtcaaaaaaatgattaaagtgcAACTTTTAGATGACAATGATAATGCTCCTGTTTTCCTTCAACCCTTGGTAGAACTAACCATTGAAGAAAACAATGCACCCAATGCCTTTTTGACTAAACTAGATGCTACAGATGCTGATAGTGGAGAGAGGGGCCAAGTTTCATATTTTCTGGGACCTGATGCTCCATCATATTTTTCCTTAGACAGCGTCACAGGAATTCTGACAGTTTCTACCCAGCTGGAtcgagaagagaaagaaaagtatagGTACACAGTCAGAGCTGTTGACTCTGGGAAGCCACCCAAAGAATCAGTAGCCACTGTGGCTATCACAGTGTTGGATAAAAATGACAACAGCCCTAGGTTCATCAACAAGGACTTCAGCTTCTTTGTGCCAGAAAACTTTCCAGGATATGGTGAAATTGGAGTAATTAGTGTAACAGATGCCGATGCTGGGCAAAATGGATGGGTCGCCCTCTCCGTGGTGAACCAGAGTGATATTTTTGTCATAGACACAGGAAAGGGCATGCTGAGAGCCAAAGTCTCTTTGGACAGAGAGCAGCAAAGCTCCTATACTTTGTGGGTTGAAGCTGTTGATGGGGGTGAGCCTCCCCTCTCCTCTACTGCAAAAATCACAATTCTCCTTCTAGATATCAACGACAACCCGcctcttgttttatttcctcagtCTAACATGTCTTACCTGTTGGTATTACCTTCTACTGTCCCTGGCTCCCCAGTTACAGAGGTCTATGCAGTTGACAAAGACACAGGCATGAATGCTGTCATAGCTTACAGCATCATAGGGAGAAGAGGTCCTAGGCCTGAGTCCTTTAGGATTGACCCTAAAACTGGCAACATTACTTTGGAAGAGGCATTGCTGCAGACAGATTATGGGCTCCATCGTTTACTGGTGAAAGTGAGTGATCATGGTTATCCAGAACCTCTCCATTCCACAGTCATGGTGAACCTATTTGTCAATGACACTGTCAGTAATGAGAGCTATATTGAGAGTCTTTTAAGAAAGGAACCAGAAATTAATATAGAGGAGAAAGAACCACAGATCTCAATAGAACCGACTCATAGGAAAGTTGAACCTGTGTCTTGTATGCCTACCTTAGTAGCTCTGTCTGTAATAAGCTTGGGTTCTATCATACTTGTAACAGGGATGGGCATATACATCTgtttaaggagagagaaaaatcatcACAGGGAGGATGAAAATTTGGAAGTACAAATTCcattaaaaggaaatattgacTTGCATATGAGAGAGAGGAAACCAATGGATATTTctaatatttga